From Tsuneonella aeria, one genomic window encodes:
- a CDS encoding serine hydrolase domain-containing protein: protein MVEAGHIPGAALGVVTADGRTWVAHAGHAATEPEREALTRQHWFDLASLTKVAATTPMILALADAGRIDLDQPLTTAIPDLRQYDVAGAAERRVTFRDCLAHRTHLPAVEPIYTYGDDPARLRAFVLQREWREGPPVYSDINFILLGIAIERLTGASLADWPLGEGLSFGPPPGPAAATERCTWRGRVLKGEVHDENAAALDGAAGHAGLFGTVDGVLQFARGLLDGSGASPAAIRAMRERVHGNRTCGWERRFAGWQGGDACSDATIGHTGFTGTGLWIDFDRGIAWTLLTNRVHPTRHGADAIFDLRIATGNAVAAAFGAFGAIS, encoded by the coding sequence ATGGTGGAGGCCGGCCACATCCCCGGCGCCGCGCTTGGCGTGGTGACGGCGGACGGGCGCACGTGGGTCGCCCACGCGGGACATGCCGCCACCGAGCCGGAGCGCGAGGCATTGACGCGGCAGCACTGGTTCGACCTTGCCTCCCTCACCAAGGTCGCGGCGACCACGCCGATGATCCTGGCGCTGGCGGACGCCGGGCGGATCGATCTCGACCAGCCGCTCACCACCGCGATCCCGGACCTCCGGCAATACGACGTCGCGGGCGCGGCGGAGCGGCGGGTGACATTCCGCGATTGCCTGGCCCATCGCACCCACCTGCCCGCGGTGGAGCCGATCTACACCTATGGCGACGACCCCGCCCGCCTGCGCGCGTTCGTGCTGCAGCGCGAATGGCGCGAAGGGCCGCCGGTCTATTCCGACATCAACTTCATCCTGCTGGGCATCGCGATCGAGCGGCTGACGGGCGCGTCGCTCGCCGACTGGCCGCTTGGCGAAGGCCTGTCGTTCGGCCCGCCGCCCGGCCCGGCGGCCGCGACGGAGCGCTGCACGTGGCGCGGCCGGGTGCTGAAGGGCGAGGTGCATGACGAGAACGCCGCGGCGCTGGACGGGGCGGCGGGCCATGCCGGCCTGTTCGGCACGGTGGACGGCGTGCTCCAGTTCGCGCGCGGTCTGCTGGACGGCAGCGGCGCGTCCCCCGCGGCGATACGTGCCATGCGCGAACGCGTCCACGGGAACCGGACCTGCGGCTGGGAGCGCCGCTTTGCCGGCTGGCAGGGCGGGGACGCCTGTTCCGATGCCACGATCGGCCACACCGGCTTCACCGGCACCGGGCTATGGATCGACTTCGACCGCGGCATCGCCTGGACGCTGCTCACCAACCGCGTGCATCCGACGCGCCACGGGGCGGACGCGATCTTCGACCTGCGGATCGCGACCGGCAACGCCGTGGCTGCGGCGTTCGGGGCGTTCGGGGCGATCAGTTAG
- a CDS encoding S9 family peptidase, whose translation MSRILRRLAGLVLAFLALFGGPALATPAGDLPALLAMPRSGDLTGARDAERFAWVTTEAGVRAIWIGGPGDPARKVWSAPADDGVTVSALALDHGGRRLAFVRGGDPEWADMPAPNAGAAASPPPQQVILLDLAGSGRPVVLGEGHSPVFARDGAVAFTIRGRIMLAGTDLRAQTVAQVPGTVTNLQFSPDGTRLLFVEQRGDHAFAALVTRDGQRVRYLSPGFSVAADPVFSPDGSKVAFIRYRDPPPRGDNGNASYWSIAVADVAGEGERPGRTVWQAPGGRGGRYAGTRQQNLYWTADDRLVFPWERDGWLHVYAMPAGGGNPVALTAGAFEVETFVLDGDSRSVLFVANAGDSERHALWRAPPGQPARRVTRSNAIESYPALAGKAFAFIQTDERRPAHVALADGKALGPVAAVRGGVTPRAVSFTAADGMQVRGQLFEGAGAGPRPAVVFLHGGPRRQMLTGFHPAAYYSNTYAFHQYLAARGVTILSVNYRSGTGYGLAFRDAPDTGREGAAEYRDVLAAGRWLAARDDVDSARIGVWGGSWGGYLAALALARDSDLFRAGVDFHGVHSMLRAVPDSLSPAEQEQARRLQWESSPLAAIETWRSPVLLVHGDDDRNVAFRQSMMLARELAARGIPFEELVFPGERHSFLRHESWVHAMDAAAEFLERNLKGPRP comes from the coding sequence ATGAGCCGGATTCTGCGCCGCCTCGCCGGGCTGGTCCTGGCGTTTCTTGCCCTGTTCGGCGGACCGGCCCTGGCCACCCCGGCGGGCGATCTTCCCGCCCTGCTGGCCATGCCGCGTTCGGGCGACCTGACGGGCGCCCGCGATGCCGAGCGTTTTGCCTGGGTCACGACCGAGGCCGGGGTCCGCGCGATCTGGATCGGCGGCCCGGGCGATCCGGCACGCAAGGTGTGGAGCGCCCCGGCTGACGACGGGGTCACGGTCTCCGCCCTTGCCCTCGATCATGGTGGCAGGCGCCTCGCCTTCGTGCGCGGGGGAGACCCGGAATGGGCCGACATGCCGGCGCCGAACGCCGGTGCGGCAGCATCGCCCCCGCCGCAGCAGGTGATCCTGCTCGATCTTGCCGGCAGCGGCCGCCCGGTTGTGCTGGGGGAAGGCCATTCGCCGGTCTTCGCCCGCGACGGCGCCGTGGCCTTTACCATCCGCGGGCGGATCATGCTGGCCGGCACGGACTTGCGCGCGCAGACCGTCGCGCAGGTGCCCGGCACGGTCACGAACCTCCAGTTCTCACCCGACGGCACGCGCCTGCTATTCGTGGAGCAGCGCGGGGACCATGCCTTCGCCGCGCTCGTCACCCGCGATGGGCAGCGCGTGCGTTACCTGTCGCCGGGGTTCTCGGTCGCGGCGGACCCGGTGTTCTCACCCGATGGCAGCAAGGTCGCCTTCATTCGCTATCGCGATCCGCCGCCGCGCGGGGACAACGGCAACGCCTCCTACTGGTCGATCGCGGTCGCCGACGTGGCTGGCGAGGGCGAGCGGCCGGGCCGCACGGTCTGGCAGGCACCCGGCGGGCGCGGCGGACGCTATGCCGGCACGCGCCAGCAGAACCTCTACTGGACGGCCGACGACCGCCTGGTCTTCCCGTGGGAGCGGGATGGCTGGCTGCATGTTTACGCGATGCCGGCGGGCGGCGGCAATCCGGTGGCCCTCACCGCCGGCGCGTTCGAGGTCGAGACGTTCGTGCTCGATGGCGATTCCCGCAGCGTGCTGTTCGTCGCCAACGCCGGGGATAGCGAGCGGCACGCGCTGTGGCGCGCCCCCCCGGGCCAGCCTGCGCGGCGCGTGACCCGGTCGAATGCGATCGAAAGCTATCCGGCACTGGCTGGCAAGGCGTTCGCCTTCATCCAGACCGACGAACGCCGCCCTGCCCATGTCGCGCTTGCCGATGGCAAGGCGCTGGGGCCGGTGGCGGCGGTGCGCGGCGGGGTAACGCCGCGCGCGGTCAGCTTCACGGCGGCCGATGGGATGCAGGTGCGCGGCCAGCTGTTCGAAGGCGCCGGTGCTGGCCCGCGCCCGGCGGTCGTGTTCCTGCATGGCGGGCCGCGCCGCCAGATGCTCACCGGTTTCCACCCGGCGGCGTACTATTCGAACACCTATGCCTTCCACCAGTATCTCGCCGCGCGCGGGGTCACGATCCTGTCTGTCAATTACCGCAGCGGCACCGGCTACGGCCTGGCGTTCCGCGATGCGCCGGACACGGGGCGGGAAGGGGCCGCGGAATACCGGGACGTGCTGGCGGCCGGCCGCTGGCTCGCCGCGCGGGACGATGTCGACAGCGCGCGGATTGGCGTCTGGGGCGGAAGCTGGGGCGGCTATCTCGCGGCGCTTGCGCTGGCGCGGGACAGCGATCTCTTCCGCGCCGGCGTGGATTTTCACGGCGTGCATTCGATGCTTCGCGCCGTGCCCGACAGCCTCTCGCCGGCAGAGCAGGAACAGGCGCGGCGGCTCCAGTGGGAAAGCTCGCCGCTCGCCGCGATCGAGACCTGGCGATCGCCGGTCCTGCTGGTCCACGGCGACGATGATCGCAACGTGGCCTTCCGCCAGTCGATGATGCTGGCGCGCGAGCTCGCCGCGCGCGGCATTCCGTTCGAGGAACTGGTGTTTCCGGGCGAACGCCACAGCTTCCTCCGCCACGAAAGCTGGGTGCACGCCATGGATGCGGCGGCCGAATTTCTCGAACGCAATCTGAAGGGGCCGCGCCCATGA
- a CDS encoding DUF2231 domain-containing protein, whose protein sequence is MPDHGVRAAPLAGPLHAILLAFPVALYPATLLADIAYLNTEVIQWTNFAQWLNAGADFSAGLLLAWAAISFFVGRGRHHRGRSLTYLIVVALMFVLGLINAFQHSGDAWSSVGTLGLVLSIACAVLAIIAAFLAHSSTTHRGVRA, encoded by the coding sequence ATGCCCGATCACGGCGTTCGCGCCGCACCGCTAGCCGGTCCGCTCCACGCGATCCTCCTGGCATTTCCCGTCGCGCTCTATCCGGCGACGCTGCTGGCGGACATCGCCTATCTCAATACCGAAGTGATCCAGTGGACCAACTTCGCGCAGTGGCTGAACGCGGGCGCTGACTTCTCCGCGGGCCTGCTGCTGGCATGGGCGGCCATATCGTTCTTCGTCGGCCGGGGCCGCCATCATCGCGGCCGGTCGCTGACCTACCTGATCGTCGTCGCGCTCATGTTCGTGCTCGGCCTCATCAACGCGTTCCAGCATTCCGGCGATGCGTGGTCCTCGGTCGGCACGCTGGGCCTCGTCCTGTCGATCGCCTGCGCGGTGCTGGCGATCATCGCCGCATTCCTCGCCCATTCGTCAACGACCCATCGGGGGGTACGCGCATGA
- a CDS encoding TonB-dependent receptor plug domain-containing protein produces MLSSSPFKLALLAGAAGSSLAIASTAHAQTAPADASTAGTSNADIVVTGSRVVRDGFQAPTPLTVLTQEEIENTSPSNNIADFVNQMPALAGSTRPANSRLNLSSGQAGINALNLRNLGETRTLILLDGRRAVPSTITGLVDVNTLPQALIERVDIVTGGASAAYGSDAVAGVVNFILDKDYTGIKLEADTGITTYGDGFNYSASLAGGTSFADGRGHVLISGEIAHRDGIFEVDRDWNHTGFVRITNPAYNATTNSSVPQFLIRTQVGAANSTPGGLITGSAGGTANSLRGLYFGAGGAISQYQYGALTFPSPTGSAAPTLTQGGDWRVNDSGRRIGLDPEDDRYGVFGRLSFDVTDSVRLFAEGAYNRQEVFFNAGPNLSTGITIRPDNAYLIRAFANAGRSLAGITSVTLATTAADLPFRAVNNRRRVQRYTIGAEGDFDMFGNAAVWDVYAQYGRAKMREQLRNIMNTQRMLNATDAVFSVAGNTSSPIVCRINVDTDPNNNDPACVPLNRMGLGVADPAAIAYVLGDPYRDQTITQKVAGANLSLTPFATWAGDVSVAVGAEYREESIKGSVPEEFRPIVTQNGTSNRWSVGNYLPSVGSYDVKEAYLETVVPLGFGLEFNGAVRATDYSTSGYVTTWKAGATWQPIEDIRLRVTRSRDIRAPNLAELYQAGTANSDSVRNPFFPGSGPLGNTYPASISYSGLVTGNPNLKPEKADSWNIGGVISPRFIPGLSVSADYFRIDLDDAIDTISAQEIVNRCFDGRTEYCDAITADPTNSTRVLIRSQPFNFANRLVRGIDFDASYRRPLGTLFGAEGATLALRGIATRYIENRVDTGIPGTVAINTVGSNGGQYSTPKWIYRFSAGIDTDSFSITGVGRGVSKGRYAASGIECQTNCPVSTTQFPTYDNNRVSGTFYVDLNTTFKFDGFEEDGGEFFVNVTNLFDADPIILPETGLAANSTYSDLLGRTFRVGVRLKLR; encoded by the coding sequence ATGTTGTCATCATCGCCGTTCAAGCTCGCGCTCCTGGCCGGGGCCGCAGGCTCAAGTCTCGCCATCGCCTCGACCGCGCACGCCCAGACGGCCCCTGCCGACGCAAGCACCGCCGGCACGTCGAATGCCGATATCGTCGTCACCGGTTCACGCGTCGTGCGCGACGGGTTTCAGGCGCCGACCCCGCTCACCGTGCTGACGCAGGAGGAGATCGAGAACACCTCCCCCAGCAACAACATCGCGGACTTCGTCAACCAGATGCCGGCGCTGGCCGGTTCGACGCGGCCTGCCAACTCGCGCCTCAACCTCTCGAGCGGGCAGGCGGGCATCAACGCGCTCAACCTGCGGAACCTGGGCGAAACGCGCACCCTGATCCTTCTCGACGGGCGCCGCGCGGTGCCCTCCACGATCACCGGTCTCGTGGACGTGAACACGCTGCCCCAGGCGCTGATCGAGCGGGTGGACATCGTCACCGGCGGCGCATCGGCCGCCTATGGCTCCGACGCGGTGGCGGGCGTGGTCAACTTCATCCTCGACAAGGATTACACCGGCATCAAGCTGGAAGCGGACACCGGCATCACCACGTATGGTGACGGGTTCAACTATTCCGCCAGCCTGGCCGGCGGCACCAGCTTTGCCGACGGGCGCGGCCACGTGCTGATCAGCGGGGAGATCGCCCATCGCGACGGCATCTTCGAAGTCGACCGCGACTGGAACCACACCGGTTTCGTGCGCATCACCAACCCGGCCTACAACGCCACGACGAATTCCAGTGTCCCGCAGTTCCTGATCCGCACCCAGGTGGGTGCCGCGAACTCGACCCCGGGCGGTCTCATCACGGGGTCCGCCGGCGGCACGGCGAACAGCCTGCGCGGCCTGTACTTCGGCGCGGGCGGCGCGATCAGCCAATACCAGTACGGCGCGCTCACCTTCCCGTCGCCGACCGGCTCGGCCGCCCCGACGCTGACGCAAGGCGGCGACTGGCGCGTGAACGATTCCGGCCGCCGCATCGGCCTCGATCCCGAAGACGACCGCTATGGCGTGTTCGGCCGGTTGAGCTTCGACGTGACCGACAGCGTGCGCCTGTTCGCCGAAGGCGCGTACAACCGGCAGGAAGTGTTCTTCAACGCCGGGCCCAACCTGTCGACCGGGATCACGATCAGGCCGGACAACGCGTACCTGATCCGCGCGTTCGCGAATGCCGGTCGTTCGCTCGCCGGGATCACCAGCGTCACGCTCGCCACCACGGCGGCCGACCTGCCGTTCCGCGCGGTGAACAACCGCCGCCGCGTGCAGCGCTATACCATCGGGGCGGAAGGCGACTTCGACATGTTCGGCAACGCCGCCGTGTGGGACGTTTACGCCCAGTACGGCCGCGCCAAGATGCGCGAACAGCTGCGCAACATCATGAACACGCAGCGGATGCTGAACGCCACCGACGCGGTGTTCTCGGTGGCCGGAAACACGTCGAGCCCGATCGTCTGCCGCATCAATGTGGATACCGATCCGAACAACAACGACCCGGCGTGCGTGCCGCTCAACCGCATGGGCCTCGGCGTCGCCGATCCGGCGGCCATCGCCTATGTCCTGGGCGATCCGTACCGCGACCAGACGATCACGCAGAAAGTGGCCGGCGCGAACCTCAGCCTGACGCCTTTCGCCACCTGGGCGGGCGACGTCAGCGTGGCGGTGGGCGCCGAATACCGCGAGGAATCGATCAAGGGTTCGGTGCCGGAGGAATTCCGTCCGATAGTGACCCAGAACGGCACCTCCAACCGCTGGTCGGTGGGCAACTACCTGCCGTCCGTGGGCAGCTACGACGTGAAGGAAGCCTATCTCGAAACCGTGGTTCCGCTCGGCTTCGGGCTGGAATTCAACGGGGCGGTGCGGGCGACCGACTATTCGACATCGGGCTATGTCACCACCTGGAAGGCCGGCGCCACCTGGCAGCCGATCGAGGACATCCGCCTGCGGGTCACCCGCTCGCGCGATATCCGCGCGCCCAACCTTGCCGAACTGTACCAGGCGGGCACGGCGAACAGCGATTCGGTTCGCAACCCGTTCTTCCCCGGCAGCGGGCCGCTCGGCAACACGTACCCGGCATCGATCAGCTATTCGGGCCTCGTCACCGGCAACCCTAACCTGAAGCCGGAAAAGGCCGATTCCTGGAACATCGGGGGCGTGATCTCGCCGCGCTTCATCCCCGGCCTCAGTGTGTCGGCGGATTACTTCCGGATCGACCTCGACGATGCGATCGACACGATCAGCGCGCAGGAAATCGTCAACCGCTGCTTCGACGGGCGCACGGAGTACTGCGACGCCATTACGGCCGATCCCACGAACAGCACCCGCGTGCTGATCCGCAGCCAGCCGTTCAACTTCGCCAACCGCCTGGTGCGGGGCATCGATTTCGACGCCTCCTACCGCCGTCCGCTCGGCACCCTGTTCGGTGCGGAAGGGGCGACGCTGGCCCTGCGCGGGATCGCCACCCGCTACATCGAAAACCGGGTGGACACGGGCATTCCCGGCACCGTGGCGATCAACACGGTGGGATCGAACGGCGGGCAGTACAGCACGCCCAAGTGGATCTACCGCTTCAGCGCCGGCATCGACACCGACAGCTTCTCCATCACCGGGGTCGGGCGCGGGGTCAGCAAGGGCCGGTATGCCGCCAGCGGGATCGAATGCCAGACGAACTGCCCGGTTTCGACCACGCAGTTCCCCACCTATGACAACAACCGGGTTTCCGGCACGTTCTACGTGGACCTCAACACGACCTTCAAGTTCGATGGATTCGAAGAAGACGGCGGCGAATTCTTCGTCAACGTGACAAACCTGTTCGATGCCGATCCGATCATCCTGCCGGAAACCGGGCTCGCCGCGAACAGCACCTACAGCGACCTGCTTGGCCGGACGTTCCGCGTGGGCGTGCGCCTGAAGCTCCGCTGA
- the dacB gene encoding D-alanyl-D-alanine carboxypeptidase/D-alanyl-D-alanine-endopeptidase, whose product MRRRYGRGKGWHAAALPRPGVPVILPAMRFLLALAPLALLAAPAPAREPLDSQVHAILSEAGSGTRWGLLVLDADGREVAAIDSDKRFIPASNTKIYTSAAAMRAMASEGLPAAGARVRLVRAGDALDVVLEGRGDPHLSSAADCTRDCLATLADAVAAQTRRVRDVVGDDTLFPDERWSPGMSWNNIPSRYGTGISALTIDDNEIAVVVTPGAAGAAPSVALPAYYSVQNHARTIPGSANTLAVDRAPNGRIVVLTGTIGAGAAPATLRMGIDDPADFAAWRLAQMLRARGVQVSGQAMARHRPLMPADDPGVRGGTPPVRVPAQAALAELTPPPLGETLHTVNKVSQNLYTELLLRRLALANGTGSIADGQVVIADMLADAGVPAGAVALSDGSGMSTYNRVTPRGTATLVRWIASQPWGAAWRATLPVGGKDGTLARRFAGTALDGRIFAKTGTINATNALAGYMTAASGRELTFAIYANDVPADVGATAFMDRALLSIAAAN is encoded by the coding sequence ATGCGCAGGCGTTATGGACGGGGCAAGGGTTGGCATGCGGCGGCCTTGCCAAGGCCGGGCGTGCCGGTAATCCTGCCCGCGATGCGCTTCCTGCTGGCTCTCGCCCCGCTCGCCCTCCTCGCCGCCCCGGCACCAGCCCGCGAACCGCTGGATTCGCAGGTCCATGCGATCCTGTCCGAAGCCGGAAGCGGCACCCGCTGGGGCCTGTTGGTGCTGGATGCCGATGGGCGGGAGGTGGCGGCCATCGATTCCGACAAGCGTTTCATCCCCGCCTCCAACACCAAGATCTACACCAGCGCGGCGGCGATGCGGGCGATGGCGAGCGAAGGCCTGCCCGCCGCCGGCGCCCGCGTGCGGCTTGTGCGGGCGGGCGATGCACTCGATGTCGTGCTGGAAGGGCGCGGCGATCCGCACCTCTCCTCCGCTGCCGATTGCACCCGCGATTGCCTGGCCACGCTGGCGGATGCGGTCGCGGCGCAGACCCGCCGGGTGCGCGACGTGGTGGGCGACGACACGCTGTTCCCGGACGAACGGTGGAGCCCGGGGATGAGCTGGAACAACATCCCCTCGCGCTATGGCACCGGCATTTCCGCGCTGACGATCGACGATAACGAGATCGCGGTGGTCGTCACGCCGGGCGCGGCCGGCGCTGCGCCATCGGTCGCGCTGCCGGCGTATTACAGCGTCCAGAACCATGCCCGCACCATCCCCGGCTCTGCGAACACGCTGGCGGTCGACCGGGCGCCCAACGGCCGCATTGTGGTGCTGACCGGCACGATCGGCGCAGGCGCGGCGCCCGCAACGCTGCGCATGGGCATCGACGATCCGGCGGACTTTGCCGCCTGGCGCCTTGCCCAGATGCTGCGGGCCCGCGGCGTTCAGGTCAGCGGGCAGGCAATGGCGCGCCACCGGCCGCTGATGCCAGCCGACGATCCCGGGGTGCGCGGCGGCACGCCGCCCGTGCGGGTTCCGGCGCAGGCCGCGCTGGCGGAGCTCACGCCCCCGCCGCTGGGCGAGACCCTGCACACGGTGAACAAGGTCAGCCAGAACCTCTATACCGAGCTGCTCCTGCGCCGCCTGGCGCTGGCGAACGGCACGGGATCGATCGCGGACGGGCAGGTGGTGATCGCGGACATGCTGGCCGACGCGGGCGTCCCGGCGGGCGCGGTGGCGTTGTCGGACGGGTCGGGCATGTCGACCTACAACCGGGTCACCCCGCGCGGCACCGCCACGCTGGTGCGGTGGATCGCCTCGCAGCCCTGGGGCGCTGCCTGGCGCGCGACGTTGCCCGTCGGCGGCAAGGACGGCACCCTGGCCCGGCGGTTCGCGGGCACCGCGCTCGACGGGCGCATTTTCGCCAAGACGGGCACGATCAACGCCACCAACGCCCTTGCCGGATACATGACGGCCGCGAGCGGGCGGGAACTGACATTCGCGATCTATGCCAACGATGTGCCGGCCGATGTCGGCGCCACGGCCTTCATGGACCGGGCGCTGCTGTCGATCGCCGCCGCTAACTGA
- a CDS encoding PQQ-dependent sugar dehydrogenase, producing the protein MNRLSLAALPLIALVAACGPSTQGLDQTGAQPQLPEPARGLLPSMQIATPTGWDGEMPTAPQGYTVTAIATDLKIPRQMLLLPNGDILVAEGSGGKAPKLRPKDVIAGVIKNRGKSSVKGGDRITLLRDSDGDGRTDLQTTFIEGLDAPYGLAMVGNDIFVANQGNLLRFAYTPGATSIAGPGEEVTELPAVINHHWTKSLAASPDGSKLYVGIGSNSNAGERGMDAEEDRAVIWEIDRETGAHRIFASGIRNPTALAFDPWQDRLWAAVNERDEIGPELVPDYLTAVQDGAFYGWPYSYWGQNIDTRPRPRKPELVKTAIRPDYALGSHVAALGLDFVTGTGMGGNFTEGAFVGMHGSWNRKDLSGYKVVFVPFRGGRPAGKPVDFLTGFLADGKARGRPVGVLFDEARGALLVADDLSNTVWRITPNQRPAPSGTAAPPSGTAPVATSSPAAPRT; encoded by the coding sequence ATGAACCGCCTGTCGCTTGCGGCGCTGCCGCTGATCGCCCTTGTCGCCGCCTGCGGACCCAGCACCCAGGGTCTGGACCAGACCGGCGCGCAGCCGCAATTGCCCGAGCCGGCGCGCGGGCTGCTGCCATCGATGCAGATCGCCACGCCGACCGGTTGGGACGGCGAAATGCCGACCGCGCCGCAGGGCTATACCGTCACCGCCATCGCCACGGACCTCAAGATTCCGCGCCAGATGCTGCTGCTGCCCAACGGCGACATCCTGGTGGCCGAAGGATCGGGCGGCAAGGCCCCGAAGCTGCGCCCGAAGGACGTGATCGCCGGCGTGATCAAGAACCGCGGCAAGAGCTCGGTCAAGGGTGGCGACCGGATCACGCTGCTGCGCGATTCCGATGGCGACGGGCGGACCGACCTGCAGACGACCTTCATCGAAGGGCTCGACGCGCCATACGGCCTGGCGATGGTCGGCAACGACATCTTCGTCGCCAACCAGGGCAACCTGCTGCGCTTCGCCTATACGCCCGGCGCCACGAGCATCGCCGGACCGGGCGAGGAAGTGACCGAGCTGCCGGCGGTGATCAACCACCACTGGACGAAGTCGCTGGCCGCCAGCCCGGACGGATCGAAGCTCTACGTCGGCATCGGGTCCAACAGCAACGCCGGCGAGCGGGGCATGGACGCCGAGGAAGACCGCGCCGTCATCTGGGAGATCGATCGCGAAACCGGCGCGCACCGCATCTTCGCATCCGGCATCCGCAACCCCACCGCGCTCGCCTTCGACCCATGGCAGGACCGCCTGTGGGCGGCGGTCAACGAACGGGACGAGATCGGGCCGGAACTGGTCCCCGACTACCTCACCGCGGTGCAGGACGGCGCGTTCTACGGCTGGCCGTACAGCTATTGGGGGCAGAACATCGACACGCGGCCCCGTCCGCGCAAGCCGGAACTCGTCAAGACCGCGATCCGGCCAGACTACGCGCTGGGATCGCACGTCGCGGCGCTGGGCCTGGACTTCGTGACCGGCACCGGCATGGGCGGCAACTTCACCGAAGGCGCATTCGTGGGGATGCACGGCAGCTGGAACCGCAAGGATCTGTCGGGATACAAAGTCGTCTTCGTGCCGTTCCGAGGCGGGCGGCCCGCGGGCAAGCCCGTGGATTTCCTCACCGGCTTCCTTGCCGACGGAAAGGCGCGCGGACGCCCGGTCGGTGTCCTGTTCGACGAAGCGCGCGGCGCGCTGCTGGTGGCGGACGACCTTTCCAACACCGTCTGGCGCATCACGCCGAACCAGCGGCCCGCGCCCAGCGGGACCGCCGCTCCGCCATCGGGCACTGCGCCTGTTGCCACATCGTCCCCCGCTGCGCCCCGCACCTGA
- a CDS encoding AmpG family muropeptide MFS transporter: protein MSAVSAADAGPTAPGVAPARALQALYVLLGFSAGLPFYMFSTVLAVRLTEHGVALAVIGFFAWVQLLPTFKFLWAPLLDRYAVPGFTRFWGRRRGWIMLSQLGIVSALVVMAFTASDENLAVTALFAVLLAFWTTTLEVAADAWRIELAPTPETQGPLAAANLWGYRTAMVAAGSGALLFADAQGGLAPALSAIGIAPGWTAAYLLIAAAAFVPLPVLAALPAERPSEASRVAALVSGVGASALVIAGLGALVALVGWVLLETAGGLGISAQSNVTPWVLGAAMLPFLAMAAALPRIRAAPPTSRLRTSVAIGPYVDFFWRYGVMAIALMAFVSIYRMGDVLALNLSKPMILGLGYTKSQIGWADGAVALAASIVGVGIGGWISTRWRFATTLTVGALFAALGNFAFVWLAHQPVDQTLLYVATAADQFGNGMAGAIFVVYLSMLVNSRYPGAQYAFLSGFAFLLPRLLSGAGGTVVERLDAAGYAGFDLFFIASGVISLAAILFLPIVTRARPRPDDLP, encoded by the coding sequence ATGAGCGCGGTCTCCGCCGCTGATGCCGGCCCGACCGCGCCTGGCGTAGCGCCGGCGCGCGCGCTGCAGGCTCTCTATGTCCTGCTGGGATTTTCGGCTGGCCTGCCGTTCTATATGTTCTCCACGGTCCTGGCGGTGCGCTTGACGGAACACGGCGTGGCGCTGGCGGTGATCGGCTTCTTCGCCTGGGTGCAACTGCTGCCGACGTTCAAGTTCCTCTGGGCGCCGCTGCTCGACCGCTACGCCGTGCCGGGGTTCACCCGTTTCTGGGGCCGGCGGCGCGGCTGGATCATGCTGTCGCAACTGGGCATCGTCAGCGCGCTCGTCGTGATGGCATTCACCGCATCGGACGAAAATCTCGCGGTGACAGCGCTGTTCGCGGTGCTGCTCGCCTTCTGGACCACGACGCTGGAGGTCGCGGCGGACGCCTGGCGTATCGAACTTGCGCCGACGCCGGAAACGCAGGGCCCGCTCGCGGCGGCGAACCTGTGGGGCTATCGCACGGCGATGGTCGCGGCGGGCAGCGGCGCGCTGCTGTTCGCCGACGCGCAAGGGGGCCTTGCGCCGGCACTTTCCGCCATCGGGATCGCGCCGGGCTGGACGGCGGCCTATCTCCTGATCGCCGCCGCCGCATTCGTGCCCCTGCCGGTCCTTGCCGCGCTGCCTGCCGAGCGGCCGAGCGAAGCCAGCCGCGTCGCCGCGCTGGTGAGCGGGGTGGGGGCAAGCGCCCTTGTCATCGCGGGCCTGGGCGCGCTGGTGGCCCTGGTCGGCTGGGTGCTGCTGGAGACTGCGGGCGGGCTTGGCATCAGCGCGCAATCAAACGTGACGCCGTGGGTGCTCGGCGCGGCGATGCTCCCGTTCCTGGCGATGGCGGCGGCATTGCCGCGCATCCGCGCCGCGCCGCCGACGTCCAGGCTGCGGACCTCGGTCGCGATCGGGCCATACGTCGATTTCTTCTGGCGGTATGGCGTCATGGCGATCGCGTTGATGGCGTTCGTTTCGATCTACCGCATGGGCGACGTGCTGGCGCTCAACCTGTCGAAGCCGATGATCCTGGGGCTGGGCTACACGAAAAGCCAGATCGGCTGGGCCGACGGGGCGGTGGCCCTTGCCGCCAGCATCGTGGGCGTGGGGATCGGCGGCTGGATATCCACGCGCTGGCGCTTCGCCACGACGTTGACCGTCGGCGCGCTGTTCGCCGCGCTGGGCAATTTTGCCTTCGTCTGGCTGGCGCACCAGCCGGTGGACCAGACGCTGCTCTACGTCGCGACGGCGGCCGACCAGTTCGGCAACGGCATGGCGGGCGCGATCTTCGTGGTCTATCTCTCGATGCTGGTGAACTCGCGCTATCCGGGCGCGCAGTACGCGTTCCTTTCGGGCTTCGCGTTCCTGCTTCCCCGCCTGCTGTCGGGCGCGGGCGGCACTGTGGTGGAGCGGCTGGACGCGGCGGGTTACGCGGGGTTCGACCTGTTCTTCATCGCGTCGGGCGTCATCAGCCTTGCCGCCATCCTGTTCCTGCCGATCGTCACCCGCGCCCGGCCGCGTCCGGACGACCTGCCGTGA